The genomic region GAGGTTTGCTCTGATGTGTCCCGGGTTTCTCCCGGGAGAGGGGTCTGTAGCAGGTGCGAAAGGTCCAGAAGCAGATCCCGGTAGGTGTGCTGTTCCTGCAGAAGCTGAAGCCGGGCATCGGCCAGGTCTATTTCGGCATCGCGCACTACGGAATAGTCACGGAGCCCGCCGGCGTAGGCCTCCCGGGCCAGTTCGTAGGTCCGTTCTGCCAGAGCTATATTGCTCCGGATCGACTGCATCGCCTCAGCCGAAGACTCAAGAGATCCCAGAAGATCCACTACCCGGACCTCCACCGATTCCAGCACCTCCGCTACCCCGATGCGGGCCTGGATAATCCGGTCTTCCTGGTTTTCTATTTTTTGTCGGGTGGAGGAACCCGGCAGAAATCCGTCCAGGGGCTGGCGCAGGGTCACGGAGAAGCTTCCTCCGTCGTCCCAGTTCCGGCCCTGCCAGAGATCATCCGACCAGGGATCCCCCGTGAGGGACGGGGCCAGGGATACCCCCAGAGAGAGGCTCGGCATCAGGGCAGAACGGGCCAGATCTTTTTGAATTCTGGCCGATTCGATGGCCCGCTGCGCGGCCCGGACCTGGTCGTTCCGGGATGCGAGTCCCAGAAGTTCCTCCTGATCGAGCTGGAGGAGCTCTTCCGGTTCGACCTTCCCCGTGAGGTGAACTCCCTCCATGGTGCGAATCCCCAGGGTGGTTCCCAGGCGGTACCGGGCAGTCTGAAGGCTCCGGCGCTGCTGTACCAGGGCTGGTCTCTGGTTCTCTGCAGAAACCTGGACCTGCCGCAGGGTGAGTTCGTCCACCAGACCGGCTTCGTACTGATTCCGGACCTCCTCTACCCGTTCCAGGGCGGCTTCCAGTCGACGTTCTCCCAGAAGAAGTTGTTCCTCCTGCATCAGGAGCTGATAAAAGGCTTTGCGGACCTCCAGATCGATTTCCCGGGTAGCATCCTCCAGTTCAACCCGGGAGTCCCGGTAGGACTGAGTTACGGCTCGTATGGAATGAATCATTTGGGGCGAGAGGGTGAGGGTCGCCGAGAGGGCTGTGTCCAGACGCCACCGTGCCGGATCGTCCTGGCCGGGAAGGAACGCTTCCGGAGACTCGTTCGGTCGTGCCAGTGAACCCTGGAGGGCGATCTCGGGAATAAAGAGGGAGTGCCGGTACTGGTAGTCCCGGGCAGCCATGAGGGTGTCTATTCTCCGCGACCGGAGGCCCAGATGAGCTGCCAGGGCAAGGTCGACGGCTGTTTCCACATCCAGCTCCAGCGGCGGTTCCTGCCCGGGAATCCGGGTTGAATCCCCGATAGACACTTGGGCTGACAGAAGCGGGGTCGCAAGACTAAAAAAAACGAGGGTTAACCAGCAGAGGGTCTTCATGGGGGAGAGAATAGGAATGTTCCAATGTTAGGAGAATGTCGACGGCATAAACAGCGGATGAATGAGAGATGAACAGGAGCCCCGGCGGAAGGGTTCAAAAATTTCTCTGACTTTTCGATCGATTTAAACTTCATTTAAGTTGCATTTAAGGTTTGTCCTCTACACTCCAATAGGGGGGGCAGGTCCCCTCCTCTTTTGCACCGGGCGGTGATCTTCGGATTTCACGGTTCGGGCAGCCCAGGTAACGGAATTAAAGATGGAGAAGGAGGAAGGCATGGGAACATTTAGAAAAGCAAAACCCTTTTGCAGCGTTCTTGCGATTTTGCTGGTTATATTTCTTGCGTCCAGTTGTCAGATGCTGGGAATCGCAAACCCTTTCAGCAGCGGTGCTGACAATTTTGACCGGGCCAGGCGTGCCCTGGACAGTGGCGAGCACGATGTGGCTCTGATGAACGCTGCGGCCGCCATCAACAGAGACGAAAAGCACTGGCCTTCCTACAAGTTTATTGTAGAAAACTACGAAGGGTCTCTTGCCAAGGTTAATGCTCGTCTGGCCGAGCTGGACGAGAAGGAACAGACCGCCGAGGTTCTGCAGGAAAAGGTGGCAATTCTGCGGAATATGTACTGGTTTGTTCGCTACGTCTCCCGGATGCCCGGAGACCAGCCGGACTCCAGGGTCATCGAGCGGGGTAAGGACTCGGTAACCGTGGCTCTCACCGATTACGAGACACCCCTGGCCGAGGCTCGGGAACAGGGATACGCCATCGCCTTTGCTCAAGCCTCGGTGCTGATTGAGGCGGGGGAGTACGAGGAGGCGATCGAGGCGTTACAAGTCATCACCCGCTCCTTTGTGCAGGGGGCAGAAGAGCGCGAAGCTGCCGAGATCACGATCGCCGGATTTCTTGTCGAGTCGGCAACTCCCCTGGTGGGCGCTCTTTCCATGGAAAACCTTGAGGCGGCAACCCAGATCCTGATAGCGGCAGCACGGTTCGAAGAGACCGAAGAAGTTACGGCTCTCACGGCAGAGCTGAACAGCAAAGCCCCGGACGTTCTCTTTGCTGCAGCTGAAAGAGCGGCCAGGCGGAACAATGTGGACGCCCTGGAAGAAGCCCTGGGCATAGCGGTGAAAGCCAGAAACTATGTCGACGACAACGACCAGGTGAACCCGGGAATCTATCCTTACGCGCAACGGCTGGCCGATCTCTATTACGGCGAGGCTCGTGGTGCTGCACGGACCTTTGACGGTAGTTCCAGCAGTAAATGGGATGCCGAAAACCTCTTCCTGCGGTACGTGGCTTTTGTGCAGGGCTGGCCCTCCGTCACCGGCCATGAGGACTCGATAGAAAAGTTCGCTGAATTTATCGAATCTTCCAGAACTGTGGTCCACGTTGTTCTTGATCCCGCCCACGCTGCCTCCCGTGACAGTGTCCTGCCGGCTCTGAAGAGCGTTCTGGAAAATCAGCGGGGCAAGGTCATGTGGATGTACACCAGCGAGAACCGGGAGCTGGCCGATCAAAGAGTGCGGCATTTTCGGGGAAGCGGCCGCTGGTGGAGCAACAACCAGCAGGAAGCAGAGCGCCTCATCTATCCCGACAGCAGCAACACCTTCCATAACGAAGTAAACAAGCTGACAACGGCAAGCAGTCTGGACGAGGCCCGGCAGTTCAATATTGACTTCCTGGTCAAGATCTCGGCCGATGCCTCTGCAGGCAATACGCGCTCCACCCAACGAAGCGAGGTGAAGCAGATATCGGCCTACCTGAACATGGACGGTTCGGCGCATCTGGACGCGAACAACAGCAAGGTTAATGGTTGGCACGCTGCTCGCGTCCTTGCGGAGAATACCGGGACAATGGATACGTTCAACCAGAAGCTTCAGGAAGATGGCGTGCGCGAGTTTTGGCGCAACGAGTCTGTGAACCATCGGTACCAGGCCCTGGTGGCCCCGGTAACGGTCAACTACACCCTGGAGGTTATCCGTGTTTCCGACGGACGGAGCGTGTACAGCACTCGTGTCACGCACCGGGACGAGGCGAAGAGCGACGAAGTGCTGGTGGGCGTGGATACCGACGTGTCTGCCATCAGATCCTTGCTGGAGCAGCAGGTCCGGGAGGCTCCCACAAGCTTTCAGCCCAGTACCGGAAGGATCGAGCACGCCGGCTTCAGACAGCTGAACTTTGCCCCTGTGGCAAATGCGATTGGGCGGAGCTGAAGACAGATAACAGGGAAAGTTCTGGCGGAGAGCCCCAAGGCTCCGCCAGGGACGTATAGGTTCCTGACCGTTCTGCCGGTTGCCTGGTGCAGCCGGGAAGAACGATCGGGATGATCAGACAAAGGAGATTTCTATGATCAAGTGTGGATCGAAGAGGAGCTTTCTGGCTCTTGCAGTGTCTGTCTTGTTTTTTGCTTCCTGTATGACCGCAGGCAACCGGGAATACCGGGCTGCAGAGCGGGATTACGACGCAGGAAACTACGTTGGGGCGGTGGAGAACGCCGTGAAGGCTCTCCAGGCAAATGACGAGCACGAGGATGCTCCGGGTCTGTTGCGCAGGGCCTTGCCCAAAGCCACGAGTCAAATCCAGGAGCAGATCAGCCAGGCCAAGGCATCGTCCGAGGAGTTCCCCTACGAAAAAGCGGTTGCTCTCTACGAGCAGGTTGTGAAACTTCACAGCGATGTGAATGATCTTCGGCTGGGTTTTTCCACGGAAGATTACAGTGCTGAGCTGGAGGAGGCCCGCCAGACCGCAGCCGAAGCCCGTTACCAGGCAGGAGATGCTGCTCTGGCCCAGGGCGGATTTCAGAATGCCCGTGTAGCCCTGGATCATTTCCGCACCGTGGGAAATTATGTAGAGGGGTACAAGGATACGGCTGACCGTATTGCCCAGGCAGAAAGCGCATCCCTGGCACGACTCTACGTATACGTGAACGACGCCGAAGGCGAAATCGCCCAGGGACTTGGCACCAGGCTGATGTCCGATAACAATCTGGCCAGGGTCACCGATCTGGTTCCGGCAGGAAGCCTTGGTGTAGGTACCCGGCAAAACGCTTCCTCCGTTTTGGCTGCTGCCAGAGCGCAGGGGATCGATCTGCTCCTCTATGTGGGAATTGACACGCTTACGCCCGATTCCAAGGCTGATGCTCGGGGGCTGGAGATCATGGGCGCCAATGCTGTGGAGCTGGATATTTCCTACAGCGTGACCGCCGAGGGTCGCTGGCAGGTCTATGATGTGGCCAGTGGTACCGTTCGTAACGAGGACTCGCTTCGTGTGAGGACTGGAGAGTCCTTGAAGTTACAGTATCTGCGGCCCACGGGTGAGACCGAGGTGGGATTTGATGATGGGGGAAGAAATGCTGCCTACACGCAGCTGGAGACAAATCTGATCCAGTTTGTGAGGTTTATTACCCGAGCCACTAACTTTGTGGATGCCCTTAATGTTTCGGCCTTTGAGAACATGAGTCTGACCCAGATGGGAGAGGCCCTGGATAAGGTTGTCCTCTTTCCTGGTGTTTATGCCTTCTCGATAGAGGATGGTGCCAGGCCCAACGCCGGTATGTCCTTTGCGGAGGCTCGCGAGAGATCATCGAAGATGCAGTCTGTAGTGGATGCCGTTACGAGGCGAGCCGAAGGGATGGATGAAACGGTTCTCGAGGCTATGCGCGGAATGGCCGGGAGAATAGAAGTAGCCGCTGCAAGGGAGACGCTGGGTCCGCTGTCGCAGTAATTCCCTGCGGGAGATGAGACCGGGGGCGCTGTCGGGACTGGTTGTTCCGGCAGCGCCCGTGTTGTATCAGGACCGGTATATTCCGGGACCTGTCAATATCGAATTGTGAGGCGGGTGGTTCCCACGACAACCAGATCCTGGTCCTTCAGGAGCTGGGTCCTGTTTGTCGGTAGTCGCTGGTCGTTCACAAAGGTGCCGTTGGTGCTTCCCGTGTCTTTGATAAAGGCCTCCCCCTTCCTGAAGGTGATTATCGCGTGGAACTTGGAGACCAGGGGGTCGGCGACGATCACCCCGTTATGTTTGTCCCGGCCAATCCCGATGGATTTCCGCGAGAGGACCTTGCTCTTTCCGTGGGCCTCCAGCAGCGGTTTCAGACCGCACCGGATTGTGGCGGCTTCCCGGATTACCAGATCATCATCGCCTCCGGAAACGAAGGTGTCCTGTGAAAAAAGATTCTTCCGTTCTCTCATGATCCTGATGCTCCGCCCGCCCTCTCGGTGTGTATGGTTCCCCGGGGTCCTGTTTTCCCGGGGGGGGCATTATACCGTTTTTTTGCGGGGTTGTCCCGGTTATTCTCCCTCTTCGGGGTGCAGAAGCTGGTCGATCCGCTCCGGGGGGAGCTCCAGGGCGCAGTGTTTGAGACGGGAAGAAAAGGAGATCCGGGGAACGGCTCGCTTGGGTTTTGCCGGTATCAGCATCTCCTCTCCTGTTCCGGGGTGGCGGCCCATTCTGGCCTTTTGAGGGTGCCGCAGGTGGAGCCGGGCTGATCCCAGGGGGCCCAGAGAGACTCGTTCTCCCAGAAGAACTCCTGTTTCCACCATGGTGAGATAGTCCAGGATGATCTCCCGGGTTTTGTCCTGGGTCATTTCGTTTCGTGCTGCCACGTATTGCACCATGGACCGCAGGGTAAACCGCTCCGGCCCCTGCTCCCGGCAGGGGGCAATCGTCCGGTTTGCCTGGAGAAAGCTGTTGGTCAGAAATATTCCCCCCTGGCGCAGACGTTCTTTCTGGTCGGTGCAGGAAAGCCCCTCCCGGAAGGTTGCTATGGAGAGGATCTCCGAGCTTCGGGTGATCAGGGTTCCCCCAAAGAGGGCGGTCTCTCCCGTGGCAAGATCTTCTTCCAGCCAGGCCTCTTCCGAGCGTGCAAGATCGGGAACGTCCTTGCGCAGGGAGATGCTGGCGTACTCGAAGGAGCGCTTTTTCTGGTGGTCCTGGGGGCCCAGAACGATGAGTGACCCCGAGCAGGTCAGGAGAAGCGCTCCCCGGGGATCATCCCGGCAAAACCTCGTCTCCTGAATCATCTGGAGAGAAGCGGTTTGCTCCCGGAAGAGACGGACCTTTTCCAGCCAGTTCTGTGTTACAGCCTGGAGAGCCGCCTCCCGGGGGACCAGGTCTGTCTCTTCTGCTATTGCAGCAAGGTGGGGTTTCATCGCTTCCGGTACCGTCCCGGGCAGTGTCTCCTTGCGGGGGTTATCAATGTGGGGCATGGGTTCCTCCTCAATACTGGAAATCCACCGTCAAGTGTGGAATGCTTTCAGTGTATCACGCCAGTGAAAAATCACCGGCCGTGTCGCGTCGGCTCTACCGTGCGAGCGGTATCACGCCGATAGACCAAACCGGACAGGGAGGAACCGTGGGAGATTTTTTTCATCAGGTACCAAAGACAGTTCAGGAGCATCTGCGCCGAATAACCGCTACATCGGGGTTGCCCGATACCGGGGAATCGCTGGAGCTGATCGCCCAGGGGTGGCTCGAGAAAAGAGACCTCTTCGAGCAGCGTCAGGAGGAGCATGGTCTGAGCGAGGTTTCGTCGTTCTCCGCCGATGAGGCCCACGGGGCGCTGGTCCTGACCTACTCGGGCTCCCTTATTACGGTGGGCCCTCTTGCCGAGGAAGGGCGGCGGGTGGAGTACACCTCGATCGGTTTGCGCCAGGATGTTCCCGATGCGGCCACGGCCGAGGCAACCGATCTGACTGCCGATCTTGCCGTGAATGATCTGGCCTCTTTTTCCCGGGGGCCGATTCACACAAGCTCTGCCGTTTTTGCCATTGCACTTGTGGAGGAGGACATGGATCAGGACGAGGAGCAGGAGCTGCTTGCAGGGGTCACCCAGGTGCTGGCCCGGGATTTTGTTGAGGTCAACAAGACGCTCCTCCGGGAGTGACCGTCCAATGGGTTTTGGGGACGATCTGGCTCCCGGGGACGAATCATTTCGGGAGCGTTTTGACCGGATTTTGCGACGGAAGAAGCCCCCCGGCCCCGGGGAGCTGGCCGGTGATATGGAGCGGGCCTGCGCCGTTCTGGAGAGCGAGCCCTCCCGCCAACGCCCCCCCGACAAGGAGGGGCTGCCCGGGGGGATCGTGCACCTTCGCCCCGAGCTTCCTCTGGTGGTGCTGCCCGATATCCACGCCCGCCTGGACCTGCTGGCCTGCGCCCTGAAGGCTTCCTTCCCCGATCATGGAATCGATCAGCCTCTTCTGGAGGCTCTGGAGCAGGATCGGGCGCAACTGCTTTTTCTGGGGGACTACGTTCATTCCGAGGCTCGGGCCCGGGAGCGCTGGCTCAAGGCGTACAAGGAATTTACCCGGGGGTTTCGCAAACACGCCTCCATGGACGAGGAGATGCGGGAGAGCCTGGGGGTTCTGCAGGTTGTGGCCCTTCTGAAAACCTTCTATCCTGACCGGGTTCACGGGTTGAAGGGCAACCACGAGAACATCACCAACGAGAAGGGCCAGGGGAACCATCCCTTCGGCAAGTTTGTTCTGGAGGGGGCCATGGTGGTGGAGTATATGAAGCGGTTTTACCCGGGTGCTCCCCTGGAGGCCCTATACCGCTTCGAGAAGGGGTTGCCCCTCCTGGCCGTGGGACAGTCCCTTCTGGCGAGTCACGCCGAACCGGCCCGTTTTTTTGACACCTCCCGGGTGATCAACTACCGGAGCAACCCCGATGTGGTGGAGGGGCTTTCCTGGACCGATAACGGCCAGGCCCGGGAGGGAAGCGTGGCGGCCATGCTCGATCACTACCTGCGGTGCGGAGCGTCTCCCGAGGCGGTCTATCTGGGGGGGCACCGGCCAGTGGCGGGCATGTATGCCCTGCGGGCCCAGGGGCGGTTTGTGCAGTTTCACAACCCCGATCTCCATGTTGCTGCCCTGCCACCGGTGAATCGGCCCTTCGATCTCCAGCGGGACATCGTGAATCTTCAGGACCTTTCAGATCAGGGGGAAGCCCGGCATGGCAAAAACAGTTGAGACCATAGGCAAATACCAGGTGCTTCAGCGCCTCGCCCAGGGGGGTATGGGGGCGGTCTACACGGCCCGGCACCCCACCCTGGACCGGACGGTGATAATAAAGAAGCTCACCCTTCGGGGAAGCGCCGACATGCGCGAACGCTTCCGCCGGGAGGCGCAGATCATGATGGATTTGCGAAACGACGCCATTGTGGATGTCTACGATCACTTCCGCGAGGGGTCTTCCTACTACATCGTCCTGGAATACGTGGAGGGGGTGTCCCTGGAAGAGTTGATCCGGCAGCACCGCTACCTGTCGGAAGATGCGGCCCTGCTGATTTTGCGTGAGGTGTGCCGGGCCCTGGCCTACGCCCACGAGCGGGGTGTGGTCCACCGTGATATCAAGCCAGCCAACATCCTGATCTCCTCCCGGGGCGAGGTGAAGCTTGTCGATTTCGGGATTGCCACTATTCACGGTGGTGAGGAGGAATCGGCCCTGACCCGCGAGGGCATGACCCTGGGAACTCCCAGCTATATGGCGCCGGAACAGTTCCAGAATACCCGTTCCGTGGACCACCGGGCCGATATCTATTCCGTGGGAGTGGTTCTCTACGAGATGGTCACGGGAAAGCGGCCCTATCCCGGCACGTTCTCGCCCGAGGTGATCTCCCTGATCCAGAAAGGGCGCTATCCCCGGCCTCGAAAGCTGAATCCCCAGGTTTCTCTCTTTACGGCCCGCATGATCGGCAAAATGCTGAAGCCTCTTCCGGCGAGGCGCTTTGCCGATCTTAACCAGGTTATCCGCCGTATCAACCGCCGTCTGGGGTTGCGGCCCCACGGCCGGACCGATTCTCTGGTGGAGGCCTGCCTGGAGGGTGAGGTGCTGCGGGTGCGGCCCCGGCGACGGGGGAGGGTTATCGCTGCGGCAGGTCTGGTGGCGGTGGGCCTTCTGGCTCTTGTCGTTGCCGGGGGGCTTCACCGGGGGTTGCATCGGGAGTTCTTCCAGGCCGATGCCTGGGGAGCTCTGGATGTAACGGCCCGGGTCCGGAGAACCGGTCTGGAAGCGGAGGATATCTTTCTTCGGGGAACCCTCTTCAAGGACGACGGGGATGGCATACCGGCCCTTGAGGAGGGGGCGTTGCGCTTTTCCGCCCAGGCCGTGGAGGAGACCCCCCAGTATTTTCTCTTCAGGGCAGAACGAAGGCATCTGCCCCCGGGATCGTACCGCGCAAAGATCGAGGCTGGTACCGCCCTCTGGTGGCATTCCTTTGAGGTGCCGCCCCTGAGGGAGGGGCCGCGTCATCTGGCTGCGGATTTTCTGGATCTGCCCGAGCTCCCCCTGGAGGTTACCTTCGATGTGAGGGACCGCGAGAGCGGTCGGCGCCTGACCGATGAGGCCGAGATCTTTCTCTTTCTGGAAAACCGCCGCCTTCCCTGGTCGGAAGAAGCGGCCGCCCGTCTGCGCAGCGGTCGGGTCTATCGCTTTCAGTTTCGCCTTCCCGGGTACCGGGAGCAGCTCTTTAGTCTGGCCATCGGGCCTGAGCAGGCCAGACTTCATCTCCAGGTCCACCTGGAACCACTGAAGGAGAGTCCCTGAATGTCTCTATTGATACGACGTCTGATATATCTCGCCATGGGAGTGCTGGCGGGGGTTGCCCTGTGGCCCCTGGTGGAGCTGATGCTGCTGCTCCAGCGGTTTTTTCCTGCCTACCTTGTTTTTAGTATCGCCTCGGGGTTGCTCTTTGGCGCGGTCATGGGGGCCTTCTTCGGGATGATCGATGGAATTGTGGCGGCCAGGCTCCGCCGGATCATGACCGGGGCCGGCCTGGGCGGGGCGATCGGTGCTGTGGGGGGAGCGTTGGGGTTTGTTCTGGGCCAGGGGGTTCTCTTCTTTCTGAGCGATCCCGGCCGGGGGGGGCTGATCGTCTCTCGCCTGGCGGGGTGGTCTCTCCTGGGGGTCTGCGTGGGAGCCTCCGAAGGAATCCGCCGACGGTCCTGGCTGCGAACGGGCATGGGCGTCTCGGGCGGTATTCTGGGGGGGCTTCTGGGAGGGATTGCCCTGGAGTTTCTTGCCCGCCCCCTGGGGTTTGTGCTCTACGGTTTTCTGGTGGCCGGTTTCTACAGCCTGATCGAGGGGCGTCAGAGCAGGGGCGTTTTTCGCCTTCTGAACGGCCAGAACAAGGGGAAGGAGTTCATCCTGAACCAGCGGCGCCTTGGTATCGGCTCCTGGTCCGGGAGCGATATTCTTCTTCAGGGCTATTCTGGCACGGCCCCGCGACACGCCGAGCTTCGCCAGAAGGGGGGAGATCTCTATCTGAAGGCCCTGGTGCCGCCCGAAGAGGGGACCACGAAACGCAACGATCGTCCTCTGGATCAGGAGACGTCCCCGGTACTGCTCAAGTTCGATGATGTTCTGCAGATCGGCTCGGCCAAGTTTCTCTTTCGGCCCCTGGCGATGGTGCTGGTTGTTCTGGCTACGCTGGCGATGCCCCAGGAGGGAGCTGCCTGGAACCTGCGGTTGGGCCAGGTGAATACCTCCCGTCTTTTGGGCCGTCAAACGGTGGATCTCTATCTGGGAATCACCGATCACGAGGGATCGCCCCTGGAGGGGGTGGCCCTGGAAGATCTGCGGGTTCTGGAGTCTGCCGACGGGAAGAACTTCACCGCCAGGCCGCTTCTTTCCCTGGAAGAGCGGGCCGGGGAGCGGGAAGGGATACGTGTGCTCCTTCTGGTTGACAACTCCGGGAGCATGTACCCCGCCAGGATGCCCGGGGTCAAGGCGGCGGTGCGCCAGTTTCTGCAGGATCTGGATCCCTCCCGGGACCGGGTTGGTCTGGCAACATTCAACACTCATTACCAGCTGCTGACGGCTCCCACAGAGTCTTTTGCCACGGTGGAACTGCTTCTGGAGACAATCAGTCGACCAAAACCGGACGAGGCCTTCACCGAGCTCTACCGAGCCATTTCCCTGGCAGCAGAGGACCTGGCGGGGGTAGAGGGGCGGCGGGCCGTGCTGATCCTCACCGACGGGGAGAACTACCCCTTTGCGGTGCATCGGGGAGATCCGCACCCTCTGTACGGAATGGAAACGGTTTCGGCCGGGGAGGCCCGGGATGCGCTCCTTCGCAGGGGCGTGGGAGCCTTCGGGATCAATTTTGCCGGGGGTACCGATCCTCTTTTTGAGGAGATCGTTCTTCCCAACGGGGGTGTGATTTTTGATGCCGCCGACGGAATCGAGCTGGGGCAGGTATACGGCGAGATTCGCCGGGGAATGCTTCAGGAATATCGTCTGCGCTACCGGGCGGGCACCATCCCCTCGCAGAAACGGTACCT from Alkalispirochaeta americana harbors:
- a CDS encoding TolC family protein; the protein is METAVDLALAAHLGLRSRRIDTLMAARDYQYRHSLFIPEIALQGSLARPNESPEAFLPGQDDPARWRLDTALSATLTLSPQMIHSIRAVTQSYRDSRVELEDATREIDLEVRKAFYQLLMQEEQLLLGERRLEAALERVEEVRNQYEAGLVDELTLRQVQVSAENQRPALVQQRRSLQTARYRLGTTLGIRTMEGVHLTGKVEPEELLQLDQEELLGLASRNDQVRAAQRAIESARIQKDLARSALMPSLSLGVSLAPSLTGDPWSDDLWQGRNWDDGGSFSVTLRQPLDGFLPGSSTRQKIENQEDRIIQARIGVAEVLESVEVRVVDLLGSLESSAEAMQSIRSNIALAERTYELAREAYAGGLRDYSVVRDAEIDLADARLQLLQEQHTYRDLLLDLSHLLQTPLPGETRDTSEQTSSEKSTSER
- a CDS encoding FHA domain-containing protein yields the protein MRERKNLFSQDTFVSGGDDDLVIREAATIRCGLKPLLEAHGKSKVLSRKSIGIGRDKHNGVIVADPLVSKFHAIITFRKGEAFIKDTGSTNGTFVNDQRLPTNRTQLLKDQDLVVVGTTRLTIRY
- a CDS encoding HU family DNA-binding protein, with translation MPHIDNPRKETLPGTVPEAMKPHLAAIAEETDLVPREAALQAVTQNWLEKVRLFREQTASLQMIQETRFCRDDPRGALLLTCSGSLIVLGPQDHQKKRSFEYASISLRKDVPDLARSEEAWLEEDLATGETALFGGTLITRSSEILSIATFREGLSCTDQKERLRQGGIFLTNSFLQANRTIAPCREQGPERFTLRSMVQYVAARNEMTQDKTREIILDYLTMVETGVLLGERVSLGPLGSARLHLRHPQKARMGRHPGTGEEMLIPAKPKRAVPRISFSSRLKHCALELPPERIDQLLHPEEGE
- a CDS encoding metallophosphoesterase, coding for MGFGDDLAPGDESFRERFDRILRRKKPPGPGELAGDMERACAVLESEPSRQRPPDKEGLPGGIVHLRPELPLVVLPDIHARLDLLACALKASFPDHGIDQPLLEALEQDRAQLLFLGDYVHSEARARERWLKAYKEFTRGFRKHASMDEEMRESLGVLQVVALLKTFYPDRVHGLKGNHENITNEKGQGNHPFGKFVLEGAMVVEYMKRFYPGAPLEALYRFEKGLPLLAVGQSLLASHAEPARFFDTSRVINYRSNPDVVEGLSWTDNGQAREGSVAAMLDHYLRCGASPEAVYLGGHRPVAGMYALRAQGRFVQFHNPDLHVAALPPVNRPFDLQRDIVNLQDLSDQGEARHGKNS
- a CDS encoding serine/threonine-protein kinase, producing the protein MAKTVETIGKYQVLQRLAQGGMGAVYTARHPTLDRTVIIKKLTLRGSADMRERFRREAQIMMDLRNDAIVDVYDHFREGSSYYIVLEYVEGVSLEELIRQHRYLSEDAALLILREVCRALAYAHERGVVHRDIKPANILISSRGEVKLVDFGIATIHGGEEESALTREGMTLGTPSYMAPEQFQNTRSVDHRADIYSVGVVLYEMVTGKRPYPGTFSPEVISLIQKGRYPRPRKLNPQVSLFTARMIGKMLKPLPARRFADLNQVIRRINRRLGLRPHGRTDSLVEACLEGEVLRVRPRRRGRVIAAAGLVAVGLLALVVAGGLHRGLHREFFQADAWGALDVTARVRRTGLEAEDIFLRGTLFKDDGDGIPALEEGALRFSAQAVEETPQYFLFRAERRHLPPGSYRAKIEAGTALWWHSFEVPPLREGPRHLAADFLDLPELPLEVTFDVRDRESGRRLTDEAEIFLFLENRRLPWSEEAAARLRSGRVYRFQFRLPGYREQLFSLAIGPEQARLHLQVHLEPLKESP
- a CDS encoding FHA domain-containing protein, with the translated sequence MSLLIRRLIYLAMGVLAGVALWPLVELMLLLQRFFPAYLVFSIASGLLFGAVMGAFFGMIDGIVAARLRRIMTGAGLGGAIGAVGGALGFVLGQGVLFFLSDPGRGGLIVSRLAGWSLLGVCVGASEGIRRRSWLRTGMGVSGGILGGLLGGIALEFLARPLGFVLYGFLVAGFYSLIEGRQSRGVFRLLNGQNKGKEFILNQRRLGIGSWSGSDILLQGYSGTAPRHAELRQKGGDLYLKALVPPEEGTTKRNDRPLDQETSPVLLKFDDVLQIGSAKFLFRPLAMVLVVLATLAMPQEGAAWNLRLGQVNTSRLLGRQTVDLYLGITDHEGSPLEGVALEDLRVLESADGKNFTARPLLSLEERAGEREGIRVLLLVDNSGSMYPARMPGVKAAVRQFLQDLDPSRDRVGLATFNTHYQLLTAPTESFATVELLLETISRPKPDEAFTELYRAISLAAEDLAGVEGRRAVLILTDGENYPFAVHRGDPHPLYGMETVSAGEARDALLRRGVGAFGINFAGGTDPLFEEIVLPNGGVIFDAADGIELGQVYGEIRRGMLQEYRLRYRAGTIPSQKRYLRIEVDAPEGTVSREGAYFAGTLFGLPREDWSPLTLLLFPGALAAAALLGRLRFLNRRKSPNLEILGLRGGATRVLDLSGQETVIGASADADLTMTSSPDMRDRHATIVRDEKRGISTVVSAQEILVNNQRTTRRVLEPGDVIQLPGATLVFDDPREGRGDEGKKGGGPEAAPKKPST